From Camelina sativa cultivar DH55 chromosome 7, Cs, whole genome shotgun sequence, one genomic window encodes:
- the LOC104701417 gene encoding protein BASIC PENTACYSTEINE3-like, with the protein MMDEDGLSNRNWGYYEPSQFRPNLGFQLIPSSIEKNEKPFVVSPQNQNQNFITPSVLYRGGGSSSSLMSFPRDYTASDAPFMSYSWLNQHRDSKFFSNVPNNPSNHTLLVPETSRMTQPMQLLQPEVKDESLKRKHQRGAPKANKEKKLKDNNMLRVQRERSPLFRKSIEMVINGVSMDIGCLPVPVCSCTGMPQQCYRWGCGGWQSACCTTNVSMYPLPISAKRRGARIAGRKMSQGAFRKVLEKLSADGFDFSIPIDLKSHWAKHGTNKFVTIR; encoded by the coding sequence ATGATGGATGAAGATGGATTGAGCAATCGAAACTGGGGATATTACGAACCGTCTCAGTTCAGGCCAAATCTAGGGTTTCAACTCATTCCAAGTAGCATAGAAAAAAACGAGAAGCCATTTGTTGTCTCCCCtcagaatcaaaaccaaaactttatcACTCCTAGTGTGTTGTATCGTGGTGGTGGTAGCAGTAGTAGCCTTATGTCGTTTCCGCGTGATTACACTGCCTCTGATGCACCTTTCATGAGTTATAGTTGGTTGAACCAGCATAGAGATAGCAAGTTCTTTAGCAATGTACCTAATAATCCTTCTAATCATACCCTTCTTGTTCCCGAGACTTCTAGGATGACTCAACCGATGCAGCTTTTGCAGCCTGAGGTCAAGGATGAATCTCTCAAGAGAAAGCATCAGAGAGGTGCTCCTAAGGcgaataaagagaagaaactgaagGATAACAATATGCTGAGAgttcaaagagagagaagtccGTTGTTTAGGAAGAGTATAGAGATGGTGATTAACGGGGTTTCTATGGATATTGGATGTTTACCAGTTCCGGTCTGCTCGTGTACCGGTATGCCTCAACAGTGTTACAGATGGGGTTGCGGGGGATGGCAGTCTGCGTGTTGTACCACTAATGTTTCGATGTACCCTTTGCCGATAAGCGCGAAACGCCGCGGTGCGAGGATTGCTGGAAGGAAAATGAGCCAAGGTGCCTTTAGAAAGGTTCTTGAGAAACTCTCTGCTGATGGTTTCGATTTTTCAATCCCTATTGATTTGAAGTCTCATTGGGCAAAACATGGAACCAATAAGTTTGTCACTATCAGATGA
- the LOC104704724 gene encoding putative clathrin assembly protein At1g68110: protein MMKLWKRAAAAIKDRKSLLAVGFSRRSSSSYRNADLEAAIIKATSHDDTSVDYSNAHRVYKWIRSSPLNLKTLINALSTRVNHTRSWIVALKSLMLLHGVLCTKVPSVVGEIRRLPFDLSGFSDGHSCLSKTWGFNIFVRTYFAFLHNYSSFLSDQIHRFRNNRTKSSEKGENVIQDLEKIQKLQSLLDMVLQIKPIADNMKKTLILEAMDCLVIESINIFGRIRSGIIKILPLAGKTEAATVLKIVQKAISQGEDLTIYFDFCKGFGVPNARETPQFVSIPEEEVEAIEEMIEKPKPKPKPEKEEKEEVEDEKAMVVLEEPGKLQTIITDKWEIFEDDYRCFNRKEDEYHQNHLPLIVTNQPVYINYTMPDLITF, encoded by the exons ATGATGAAGCTGTGGAAACGAGCTGCCGCCGCAATCAAAGACCGGAAAAGCTTACTAGCCGTTGGATTCTCACGGCGAAGCAGCAGCTCATACCGGAACGCGGATCTCGAAGCAGCTATCATCAAAGCCACCTCCCACGACGATACATCCGTCGACTACTCTAACGCTCACCGCGTCTACAAATGGATACGTTCTTCTCCTCTCAACCTCAAGACTCTAATCAATGCGCTCTCAACCCGCGTCAACCACACCCGGAGCTGGATCGTTGCGCTCAAATCTTTAATGCTTCTTCATGGTGTTCTCTGTACTAAAGTCCCTTCCGTTGTCGGAGAGATCCGTCGTCTTCCTTTCGATCTCTCTGGTTTCTCCGATGGTCATTCCTGTCTCAGCAAGACTTGGGGGTTCAACATCTTTGTTCGGACATACTTCGCTTTCCTTCATAACTACTCTTCCTTCTTGTCCGATCAGATTCACCGCTTCCGTAATAACAGAACTAAATCCTCTGAGAAAGGCGAAAACGTGATCCAAGACCTCGAAAAGATACAGAAACTTCAGTCTCTCCTCGACATGGTTCTTCAGATTAAGCCAATTGCTGACAATATGAAGAAGACGTTGATCTTAGAAGCTATGGATTGTCTCGTGATCGAGAGTATCAACATCTTCGGTAGAATTCGAAGCGGCATCATCAAAATCCTTCCATTGGCTGGCAAAACAGAAGCTGCAACGGTTTTGAAGATTGTCCAAAAGGCCATCTCTCAGGGAGAGGATCTCACCATCTACTTCGACTTCTGCAAAGGTTTTGGTGTCCCTAACGCGCGAGAGACCCCTCAGTTCGTTAGTATACCCGAGGAGGAAGTAGAAGCAATCGAGGAAATGATCGAGAAGCCGAAGCCGAAGCCGAAGCcggagaaagaagaa aaagaagaagtagaggaTGAGAAGGCTATGGTAGTGTTGGAGGAACCGGGGAAGCTGCAGACGATCATCACAGACAAATGGGAGATTTTCGAAGACGACTATCGTTGTTTCAACAGGAAAGAAGACGagtatcatcaaaatcatcTGCCTCTTATAGTAACGAACCAACCAGTTTATATCAATTACACAATGCCAGATTTGATTACTTTCTAG